The genomic region ttgatataacaagaaataaaaattcaaagcaCAGTAATAACAAACATGAAGTTCTTATagtaaaaactattttttacaCATGCAATGCATGTAATTTTCACCAATACGTAGAAATCTCTACAGTGTAGACGAAATAACAGTTGATGACTTAAACATTTGAATGCACATAATCTGTAATAATCCAGAGATTCACCAACCAATATTACACAATCccaaaaacaaaatccaccAAATCTGCAATAGGGCTACATAAACCTGTCTATAAAAAACCTCAACACCTTCAATGGACACTGATCTGTGCTTCATCAACCCAATTACAATATTCTCCAAAAATGAAGACTTTGACACAAAATTTGGTCCTCACAATTGCACTACTCCTCACCATGGCCATGCTCATCACATCAGAAGCAAATGGGCGATTACGGGCTGACGAAACAGCTGTGATCAAGAATGATATTTCAGGTGAAAACATTACCATCCACTGCTATTCGTCGGAAGATGATCTTGGAATTCATACGCTTCCGTATGCCGCAAATTTCACTTGGTATTTCAACGTGAATGTTGGAGGAAGTACCAAATTTTACTGCGATCTGGCCACCGGCCATGGTTCCGGGAACTATGGAGTTTTTGACAGGAGATTGGAGACTCAATGCCACGACTATTGTCTCTGGTTGATACAGGCATATGGTCCATGCCTCGTACAAACAGCGTACGCGGGCCAACTTTATTGCCAACCCTGGAAGAAACCCCCTCACCATATCAAGGCTTTTGCCTCTTAGACCActgttaaatataataagggtaacatgacatatatatacatatatatatattatgtattttgatgAGTTCTTAATTTGTGTTTTCCAATTATTTTCTATGGGCTACATTTATAATAAGATATGATGAATGATTATTGAATAAGAGTTTGGAGATAAAAGGTTGATGCTGCTGCTAAGTTTTGAGGACCAAGCATAACCGCACACAGCGATCGCTGCCTGTGCGCTGATCTGTAAACTTGCATGGGTAATGGACTGGTAGTAGTCCCCAGCGGAAGACGTGGATCGATGATCATGATCGACCTTCGGCTGCAGGAGGGATGTCGATTATACATTCTTCGTTGTAGTTAATGTATCTTCTCTTGCCCGCATCATTCAGACATGTTGATAGGTGTAactgtaataataaatgtCGTTTCATTAGCATAAACATCGGTACCTCGACAAATAACTCAAATTTAGGTTGTGATGACATGTTTGTGCAGCTGGTTGGAATAATCTTGATTTCAGACAAGACGAGTAGTAATGTAGGCCTTTCATAGATGTTGATGGTTGTCATTTAAAGGGGTCCCACAGTGGTGTTCTACTCACGGCAGTAGGTGTCGACCCAAATAATAACCAATTTCTACTTGCATATGCAGTAGTTCTGagtgaaaacaaagaaaattgggAATGATTTCTAACATTATTAAAGGAAGATTTAAAGgaagatttgaaaattataagggATGATGCCTACACCTTCATGGGCCTCTTACCAGCATTTGAAAAGATTCTTCCTGGAGTAGAAAATAGATTTTGCGTGAGACATTTTCATGGTAACATGAAGACTGCTGGCTTCAAGGGGTTGGGGTATGAGAAGGCTTTATGGAAGGCAGCAAAGACTACTACAGTCAGTCAATTTTAAAGAGCAATACAAAACATAGGTGATTTGGATGTAAGATGCCTTAAGTGGTTGCAAGACAAGCCAGCCTCACAATGGTCAAAGAGTCATTTCAGTACGTACCCAAAATGTGATTTTCTGCTTAACAACTTGTGTGAATCCTTCAACAGTGTATTCTCGAGGCAAGAGAGAAGCCTATATTGACAATGTTTGAGTGGATAAGGGAGTATGTAATGACTAGAATGCAACAATTTAGGGATAAGGCTGAGAAGTTATGGGAAGGCAGGAAATTATGCCCAAAGATAAAAAAGATTGTGGataataatctaaaaaaaatcattgattGCATCCCAGTGAAGTCTTACGACATACATTATGAGGTACAATGTTTTGATGGTGCAAGATACACAATTGACTTGAAGGAAAAAACTTGTTCTTGTAGATCATGGGATTTGACAGGTATCCTATGCAACCATGCAATGAGTGCAATATCTGCACAAATTTTGGATCCTGATGACTTTGTGCACGAGCGTTATCATGTTGACACTTTCTGTAAGGTATATAGATCAGCAATCATGCCTCTTGATGGACTAGAAATGTGGGAAAAAGCTAGTTGCATTCCACCTGTGCCTCCGAATTTTGGGAGGAAAAAGGAGAGGCCTGCAATAGCAAGGAAATTGGAACCTGACGAGGTTCAGAAGGGCAAGAAACCTGCAATAATAATCGACAAATTGCCAAGgcaaagaggaaaaagaatacgCAAATTCTGTAATCGTGTAGGACACACCACAAAAGATTGCAAGTGGAAGAAATTTGCTGAAGAATTCTCAGTCGATGGTGGGTTTGAGCAGGCTGCAACAACTGAACATGTAACAACACCTGTACAACAAGATGAGGTGATTGTGAATGAAGATTGCCCCCCCAGTAAGCCAACTTGAAGTAGCTAGTCAACCTGAAATTGATGGTTCTGTaagtattcattatttttatttgtttactattaatataaagttatgatattttattttttctattctaGTGTTGTTGttaagtttttataattaagtggTTTCTATTAATGTTGTTATTCATGCTATTCTAATGTTGGTGTTGGTGTTGGTGTTAGTGTCGTTGTTGTTGTTTCTATTCTAGACTTGATGTTAATGTTGTTGTTTCATATTACAGGGATAAGATCAAATTAATGTCCCTGTATTAGTACCAGCACCACGTTTCATGCATGCAAAGGTCAACATTAGGGCACCACCACCTATGGTAGGACACCCTCCTGGTTTTGTTCAATTccacattaaattttatctcGCTATCATAATTCTGTTTCATATCTAATCAGTCTTAACCTAAATATGACAGGTCCTATTGGAGATATCATTTTACAGGATGGTAAAAATATGTCACTTTATCAAATTTGCGCAGTGTAATGACATCTCAGAAGGCATAACCTAAggataaaagaaagagaaagatgtACACAAAAAAGTAGAGAATTTTTGTATAAGTTGAAGTCTTTTGGCAGGTTATTAGTGAAAAATTGTGCATTGCAATGCATCTCTTTTGTCAAGTGggttttgtcaaattttgtcAAATCAGGTTTCAATGAGCTCAAATCATGTATATAaaccaatatattttgcttcatgtttatggattttatcttttcttttagaatgtaatatattacttattttgcGCCGCACATGACTTTATGGGGTCAAAAAAGCttatttttaggtttaatGCTACCAAAACACAAAGGAATGTTGGAagaccaatttttcctcctttttctcaGCCTCACATGACTTTTCCCACAAAAATTATGGGGTTGACGGCCGTTAAGGCCCGTGTGCACGGCAAATGGGCTCAGCTGTTAAGttggtaccaaaaatatttatattttgatttaattataccaaaatccGAACTTGTAAAATTTGTGGTACTACATACAAATCTCTGCAGTGTAGACGAAATAACAGTTGATGAGTTAAACATTTGAATGCACATAATCTGTAATAATCCAGAGATTCACCAACCAATATTACACAATCCCAGAAACAAAATCCACCAAATCTGCAATAGGGTTGCATAAACCTGTCTATAAAAAACCTCAACACCTTCAATGGACACTGATCTGTGCTTCATCAACCCAATTACAATATTCTCCAAAAATGAAGACTTTGACACAAAATTCGGTCCTCGCAATTGCACTACTCCTCACCATGGCCATGCTCATAACATCAGAAGCGAATGGGCGATTACTGGTTGACAGAGAAACAGTTGTGGTCAAGAATGATATTTCAGGTGAAAACATTACCATCCACTGCTATTCCTCCGATGATGATCTTGGAGTTCATACGCTTCCTTATGCCGCAAATTTCACTTGGTATTTCCACGTGAGTGTTGGAGGAACTACAAAATTTTACTGCGATCTGACCACCGGCCATGGTTCCGGGAACTATGGAGTTTTCGACTGGAGATTGGAGACTCGATGCGACCAGTATTGTCTCTGGTTGATACAGGCATATGGTCCATGCCTCGTACAAACAGCGTACGCGGGCCACCTTTATTGCCAACCCTGGAAGAAACCCCCTCACAATATCAAGGCTTTTCCCTCTTAGACCACTGTTAAATATAAGGGTaacatcacacacacacacacacacatatatattgcTAAAGTTCGTGTTCTTGAAAGAGTTTAAGCTTCATAACAGCATGAAGCTGCAGCAGGTTGCAGAAAAGAAGAACAGAGGAAGAAACAACAGGCGCAGGGAAAAGTTGTTTTCACTTATAAAGACGTGTTCTGGAAATTACGTTTTCTCCTTTCCGTTTTGTTTGACCCTTCCCTACTGTTAGTTGGAAAGTTAGTTGCTGTCCTTCCGCTTATAAAAAGGACTGTACACCCTCTGttttgtatatatgaattttatcagTTTTAGTGAAAGTTTAGTTCTTTACTTTCTTGGCACTCTGTTTTACTTACACAAATGGGTCACTTTCAATGTTAGTTTTTCAGCATGGTATCAAGAGCAGAAAAGATCCCCTACTCTCTTTAAttcaaaaagcaaaagaaaagacatAAGACTATGGCTGACAAAAAGCCAATGGAAGGAAAGAAGCAGGATGATACAAAACCACAACCTGTGCCTGATATTATGAAGCTGCAGGCAAATGACAATCTAGGCGTCAGCCTAGTATCAGCTCCATTTGATGGAAGCAACTATCTTACCTGGGCGAGATCCATCAGATTTGCGCTTGGTGCCAGAGGCAAGGAAGGCTTCATAGACGGGACATGCCCCAAACCTGCACAAGAACCCACTGAGATGGAACAATGGAGAAAAGGAGATTGCATGGTGATATCCTGGATACTCAACTCCATTACAAGAGACATAGCAGAAGCATTTCTCTACACCTCATCTGCAAGAAACCTTTGGCTTGATCTTGAATCAAGATTCGGCCAAAGTAATGGACCGCTCCTATTTCAAATACAAAGAGAGATTTGTTCTACTTCCCaaggtaataaatcaataGCTGCCTATGATATCAAGCTCAAGAAACTATGGGATGAACAATTGAGTCTAGACCCATTGCCGGTGTGCTCCTGTGGAGCAGGAAGAAAATTTGCAGAAAAGGCAGAATTTACTCAATTAATCCAATTCTTGATGGGTTTAAACGATGCCTATGATCATGTTCGTAATCAGATTTTACTAATGGATCCATTGCCATCAATGGGAAAGGCCTTTTCTATGATTTTGCAGGTTGAAAAGCAAAGAGAAGTGAATGCAAGAAGCATTGAGCTTGACAAAGAAGAAGCTATGACAGTTCAATCTGCAGATACAAGAAGACAGTTTGTACCCAAGAATCCtgtcaagaaaagaaacacCATTGACAAGAAACAGATGTATTGTGTTCACTGTAAGAAAACTGGGCATCTGAGGGAAAATTGCTTCGAGTTAAATGGCTATCCTGACTGGTACGAGGACTTGATGAGACAGAGGAAAGGAATGAACAAACCAGTCACCAACATATCCTTCAACGCCTGTGTTGAAGATAGAAGAAGAACCATCCAAGGCACTTCCCACAATGATAGTGACCTATCAGAACTTATTAAAACAGAGATCAGAAAAGCATTGCAAAACTCAGACATTTCACAGAATTACTCCAATAGCACATATGCAGACAACTCGGTTAACTTTGCAGGTACACTCTTCCATAAAGAATGTTTtgtttcaaatgaaaattggatCATGGACAGTGGTGCTTCAGCACACATGTCCATGAATGCAAGCTTATTTCACAACTTGAGAAATCTTGATATTGTAAGTTCTGTCAAACTACCTGATGGAAATGTCTATAAGGTTAGACAGATAGGAGACATACGTATTTCTGATAAACTTACTCTCAGGAATGTGCTTTATACCCCTGATTTTAAGTATAATCTCCTATCCATCAATGCATTATGTGAAGTAGGCAACATTAGTGTTCTTTTTACAGATTCTCAGTGCTTTGTGCAGGACCTTGTGACTGAAAAGGTCATCGCTATAGGATATAAAAGAGGAAGGCTCTATCTGCTAAAACATTCCCAATGTTCTAAGGAACAAGAACTTCCAAAGCATGTGGCTCACTTTCAGAACCATGTTGAGGATCAGAATTTTGTCAAAATCAAGCATGCTAGCTTGTGGCATAATAGGCTAGGGCACCCTAGCAAAGATGTGATTTCACATTTACcctttaaagttgatattgcAGATTCTGTAAAAGCTTGTGAAACATGCACACTTGCAAAACAAAATAGACTCCCCTTTCAACTCAATGAAAATCattctgaaaatgtttttGATATCATACATATTGATGTTTGGGGGCCTTACAATCAGTTTTCTATTACACATTGTATCTATATGTTAACCATTGTAGACGATTGCAGTAGAGCCACATGGATCTATATGATGATGCACAAATCACAAGTTCCACAAAAGTTGGAATGTTTCTTAAATATGATTGAAACTCAATTTAACAAAAGAGTTAAAAGGATTAGGAGTGACAATGGTACTGAATTTACTAATAAACAATGTCAAATCCTTTTTAAAGATAAAGGCATTATTCATGAAACCACTTGTGTTCATAGCCCCCAGCAAAATGGCATTGTAGAGAGAAAGCACCAACATTTGTTACAAGTTGCTAGATCCCTCATGTTCTTTGCTAAAATGCCTCAAAAGTTTTGGGTAGAATCATTATTAACAGCCACATACTTGATCAATAGAATGCCTACAGCTGTTTTAAAGTGGAGAAGTCCCTATGAgattctttataataaaactCCTGAGTACGGTCACCTCAAGACTTTTGGCTGTTTATGCTTTGCAACCAATGTCATACcccacaaaagaaaattcgAACCAAGGGCTCTTAGATGTGTCTTCTTGGGATATGCACAAGGTAAGAAAGGATATAAAGTCATGGACTTAAGCACCAACTTGATACACATCTCTAGAGATGTGGTATTCCATGAAAATACCTTGCCTTTTAGTGATATTGAACCTATTGACAACTCTTGTCCCTTGCCCACCATTACTGAGGAAGATGATAGCCATGACTTCCAGGAGGAAAGACAGGTTCTAGAACCTCAAGAAGATGCTACAGGTCCTAGAAGATCAACTAGAATATCTCATAAACCTGTATGGATGAGAGATTATTCATGTTGTTGCTACTCTGATTGCTTTTCTGATAATTATACTAACACAGTTCAGGGCTGCCTTGTAGAGAAAACCTGTCCACTGCAGGAACCTAAATGTTTTTCAGAGGCTCAACAATACATGGAATGGAAGGAAGCCATGAAGCAAGAAATTGATGCTTTAGAAAAGAACAATACCTGGGAATTATCAGCCTTGCCAAAGGGAAAGAAACCAATAGGATGTAAGTGGGTATTCAAGACCAAACTTAAGGCTGATGGAAGTATAGAAAGGCATAAGGCAAGGTTAGTGGCAAAGGGGTTCAACCAAGTTGAAGGTGAAGACTACAGTGATTGTTTTGCTCCAGTTGCCAAAACAGTCACTGTGAGGACCTTACTTGGGGCTGCTACTGCAAAGGGATGGCATTTGCACCATTTGGATGTGAATAATGCCTTCCTTCATGGCAACCTAGAAGAAACCATATACATGACACCCCCAGAGGGATATGAAGTGGAGAAAGGAATGGTGTGCAAACTGAAGAAGTCCTTGTATGGCTTGAAACAAGCCTCAAGGCAGTGGAACAGTGAGTTTACAGAAAGAATAAAGGGATTGGGTTTCACTCAATCGAAATATGATTACTGCTTGTTTACAAAAGGGAACAACAATAATTTCATTGCTTTACTCAtttatgttgatgatgttCTTATTGCTGCAGCTTCAAAGTCACTGATAGAGGAAGTGAAGAGGTATTTAGATAACCTCTTTACTATAAAGGACCATGGGGAAGCACAGTACTTCCTTGGACTTGAGCTCTTCAGGTCACAAAGGGGACTGGTCGtatcacaaaataagtatACTCAAGACATTGTGAGAGATGTTGGCTTAAGTGAGGGAAAGTCTGCATTAACACCTTTGCCTCCA from Sesamum indicum cultivar Zhongzhi No. 13 linkage group LG3, S_indicum_v1.0, whole genome shotgun sequence harbors:
- the LOC105159006 gene encoding uncharacterized protein LOC105159006, producing MKTLTQNLVLTIALLLTMAMLITSEANGRLRADETAVIKNDISGENITIHCYSSEDDLGIHTLPYAANFTWYFNVNVGGSTKFYCDLATGHGSGNYGVFDRRLETQCHDYCLWLIQAYGPCLVQTAYAGQLYCQPWKKPPHHIKAFAS
- the LOC105159007 gene encoding uncharacterized protein LOC105159007; amino-acid sequence: MKTLTQNSVLAIALLLTMAMLITSEANGRLLVDRETVVVKNDISGENITIHCYSSDDDLGVHTLPYAANFTWYFHVSVGGTTKFYCDLTTGHGSGNYGVFDWRLETRCDQYCLWLIQAYGPCLVQTAYAGHLYCQPWKKPPHNIKAFPS